Genomic segment of Streptomyces alboniger:
GGTGGGAGCTGGTCGTCAGCTCTACTGGCCATTGATCCGCAGGCGGGCGATGTCTCGGCTCCGCTGATGGCGGACCTCATGGAAGTTGCTCGCAGCCTGATCGAAGCGAGGTAACTTCCGCAAATTTGAAGCCCCGTCAGGCGTGTCCTGGCGGGGCTTTTGCGTGGGGTGACGGCAGTAGTTGACGGCAACGTCAGCGGACGAGCGGGGCGCAGGGCGGTGGTTCGTCGTCGTTGTTGCCTACAGCGCCGAGGCCCGTCAGGCCGTCAAGGGCGGTGCCGAGAGTATCGATGGCCTGGCGCTGGAGGCGAGTCGGACGTGGGCGTAGACGCTGACGGTGACGCCGATGTGGGCGTGGCCGAGAAGTTCCTTGATCACGACGAGTACGACGCCCTGTTCCAGGAGCAGCGTGGCGGTCGAGTGTCGGAGGTCGTGGAAGCGGATCGTCCGGAGCCCTGCGCTGTGGAGGTGGAGGCGGCGGGTGAGGTTGGTGGGGTCGAGCGGCTGGCCGAGGTGGATCTTGACGGAGCTGATGCATTCGGTGGGGAGGGCGATGCGGCGTTCAGAGGCGAGGGTCTTGGTGTTCAGGACGGTCAGGCGCTGGGTGCGCGTGGGCCGGAGGGGCGGGGGCTCCGCCTTCCGCGGCTCGCGGGCCACTCGGGATGCATGACGCATGGTGGCCAGCCGCGCGGAGCTGGCTCCCGGCGGCCTTCGGGCGGGACAGTCGGCCAGTGGCGGCGATGCCGTGGCATTCTGCCTCCGGAATCGGTGCGCACCGCCCGGTCCTGTCGGGACTGTACGGCGTCGTCCCTAAATGCCACGCAGCCGGAAGCCCCACCTGGTCAGGACCACGGAACCAGCCCCCCGCTCATAGGGGCGTCCATGACAGATGAGAGGGTCAGGCGAGTGAGTGAGACACCGATGAACACCCTGCAATACCGCTTTGACGGGCCAGAAGACGCCCCGGTCCTGATCCTGGGTGCCTCACTGGGTACCACCTGGCACAGGTAGGCGAATGCGTCTCGTGGCGTCTAGGTAGTCCAGGTCGGGAGTGTTTGCCCTGCTTGGGTCCTTGTGGTTCAGGTGCGTCGACGCTGTTGGTGACTCGCGTGTGACTGCTGTGACTGATGTGGACCCCTGTCGGCTTGTATCCGCGGCGGTCCCTCGTGCGTCAGGTTTAGGCTAGGAACGCGCTCGACACGCTCGGCCCGGATCCTGGCGAGGCCGTTGCACCGCTTCCTGTGGTCGGGCGTGCCTCTGATTGCCTGCTCGACTTCCTCGTGGGCGCTCGTGTCGCGTCTGGCGTCCAGGTGCGCCCGTCTGCCGAAGTCGGTACAGCCCCAGCCCTGGTCAGCTGCAGGTCGGCCCCGGATGACCAGGTGTCACAACGGCTGGGGTCCGAGCCCCGCTCCGGCGGTGGCTGGCGCAGTGACGCGCACGTGAAGTCTTGCTCCTGGGTCAGGGGTGATTCAGAAGTCGGTGCCCAGCACGGCGAGGGGGCGCCGGTCGAGCTGAGCGATGCGGACCTTCTCGCGCAGCCAGTGTGCGACTTCACCTTCCTGTTCGAGCAGGAGGACGAGTTCTCGTAGTTCACCGAGAACGATCACTCGCTGGTTCAGGGCCCGCTCGCTTTCCTTGATCGCCGGCCCGGCGAACCCGGAGGCCGATATGAACAGCGCGCGGACTTCCGAACGTCCGTAGACCCGAACGAGGTGGCGGCTCATTGCGTTGATCTCGACGGGTTCACCCCGCCACTTGATTTCCACGAGGTACTGGGCCCCGTCCATTTCCAGCGCGCCGTCGATCTGCTCGGCCACATGGCCGTCCTCGTCACGCAGGAGGAAGGATTCCCTGATCAGGACCCCCTCGGCCTTGAACACATCGTTCAGTACGTCTTCGAGGGCGGTGCCCCGCTTCCGCGGGTCCGCTTCGTCGAAGAGTTTGGCGAGTCGGCCGCGAAGTGCTTGAAACTCCGCGCGCCGCCGAGCCAGACGTTCCGACTCGGCGGTGCGTGCCGCGAAGCGTGCTGCCCGTTCATCGTCACGCGCCTGGCTCATCCTGGTGAATGAGTCCTTGACGTTCACCAGGCTTCGCACGTTTGCCTGCAACCCTTGTGCCGGTAGTCGATCGTCCGGCCGCAGTGTGGAGAAGTCCTCGAACTCGATCGCCCGCTTGAGCAGCTCTCGTCGAACCCCCAGGCCGGCGTCGCCTTGCTCGTTGATCTGGCTGAGCACGGTACGAACAATCTTGTATTTGCTAATCGTTGATCTGTCAGCGGCGAGCTGCTGCCGGTGTGCGGCGAGCAGCTGCTCACTGACGCCCGCTCCGCGCAAGAACCCGAGGACTCCGTCCTTGCTTCGGCTCAGCCGTGGCACCAGCTCGATCAGAAGCTCCAACAGCTCGGGAGGCCAGTGGTAGGCGTCATCGTGGGCCATTCGATATCCGCACCTTCACGTTGCAGCCGTTTCGCAGGCCCTTGCGGCCTGCGCTCGATCGGAACAGCGCATCCTTCAAACCTGATTGTGCAGCGCGCGTATCAACTTGACCCCGGTTTCACGCGATAGAAGACGTCCAGCTCGCGCACTATCGGCCCCTCGTTCCGTGGAAGGTGCAGACAGCTGTCACGGGCACGGACACATACGGCCTGGCCTTTGTCGAGGGCGTCGACCGTGATCCCTGTCGGCAGCTCGCCCTTGAACATCGGGCCTACCGGTTCGTCCTGAGCGTGCACGATGCCGCGCGTGCCCAAACGTCGGCCGCGGCCCCGGGCCTTGGACTACCGGATCACGTTTGGGGGAATGCCCCGGATGTCTAGCGGCTCGGTGCGGTCATGTAGCGGGGGGAGGAGGCCGAAGTGCCGAACAGGTACGTGAAACTCGCGGGGTTCGACCGAGACCTGGACTTGACCAAGCCGGATCTTGGAGTGGCAGGCGGGGCCGTGCTCCTGGAACGCTTGTTGGCAGACCGCCGATTGCCCGTAGCCGTGCGCGGTCTCACATGTGCGGAGATCTGCGAAACACTGGGCTACACGGAGCCGATGTACCTGTACCGGCGGAGGGGCCGGGTGGTCGCCTCACACACCCGCAGCGACGCACAGGACCGGCACCGCGGTGGTGGGGAGTCGGATGAGCACAAGGCGTACAAGGAGAGGGCGGTCCGCGCGGCGGAGGAAGGCGGCCACCATGCGACGGCGGAGCGGGCGAGCAGAGACCGGAAGATTCGCAGCGACGTCCTGATACGGGGAGCGAACGGTGTCCTGCTGGGCTTCGAGTCGCAACTGTCTCCAGTCAACCCACGGGAGATCGCAGCGCGGGACGCAGCTGCCCGCAGGGCGGGGCTGGTGGACGCGTGGCAGACGGATAGCCGGGCACTGGCGGAGGCACTGGTGGTGCCGTGGCTGCGCACGGACAAGCTGCCCTTCGAGCTGATCGTTCGGCGTGACAGCCCGCTCCCGTTCCGCGGTGGTGTCCGACGGATCGATTTGGTGCGCTGCGATGAGCGGTTCCCGGGGCCGTGTCCGCGGAAAGGGACTGGGAAGTGCGGGAGGTGGCATCCGACGACTCGGCCGGCGGAGGTTCCCTTCGACTCGTTCATTCGGGAGGCGGCGTCGGGGCTGTACGTGCGGGCGACGGTGAAGGTGAAGCGGACGGCCTTCGAGTTCTGGACCCCGGCGGCGGACCATGCCGCCTTCCGCGATGCGACCGCGGGGGAACCGCCGTCCGGCGTCGCGTACCCGCGGCGGGCGAAGAACGTGATGGGCGAGGGCGATCCAACATGCCGAGTGCGAACCCCGGCAGTGGACAACGCACATGATGTCCCGCTAGCGGACATTCCGGGTCCGCGCGTACCGCGATCCAAGTTGGCTGGTACTCCCACTGCTGCAGGGTCGGCGCTGTATCGGGGGCAGTGCGGAGCCGGAGTGACGAAGTGTGGGGCCCCTGCACGGTTCTACGCATGCGGGTGGCGGTGCGACAGACACCGGCCCGGGGCTACTGGAAGCGAGATCTGAGCATGTGGCCTGGTGCGGCTTTAGGATCCTCGTGACCCGGGAGCGCCGCATGCCGTTCGCATCCTTCTGCCCGCCGCGGAACGCGCTGTGAGTGCTGTGGTGTTCTCGTCCGCCGGGCAGCTTCTGGTCGGCGTGGTCATGGGCGGCACCGTGCGCGTGTCTTGAGAATGATCCGACGCTTCTTTTGTCCTTTCGTGTGTCTCCCTTCAGTTGGACAGGCGGGGCGGAGGCACGGTGGTGTCAATGCCGACAGGGGGACCGAGCGTTGTGAGCCCGAATTGTGCACTCGAACGTTTGGGTGGCCGTCGTAGAAGAGTGCGCGATCGACGAAGTGTCTGTGAACTCAGTCAATGATTGGCCTGATGGGGGCGGCTGAGCTACGGTGTTGGCATCCGTGTCAGACCCGTCCGAAAGTCGCCCTCCTGCTCGGAGAATCACATGTCAGGCTCCAACGATGTGCCCGTTACCTTGGCGGGAATCGCGCGCATCGCGGGCGTTGGTCGAGCGGCGGTAAGCAACTGGCGACGCCGCCATGACTCGTTCCCGATGTCGGTCGGCGGTACAGACACCAGCCCGCAGTTCTCCCTTGCGGAGGTCGAACGGTGGCTGTACGCCCACGGGAAGATCGAGCGGATCGGGTTGCGCGAGCGGCTGTGGCCGCACTATGAGGCCCTGGGGGATCGTGCGGTGATGGGCGCGGCGCTCGCCGAAGTCGGCCGCCGCCTGCTTGCTGCGACAGGCGCGGATCAGGCCGCACCCGAGCAT
This window contains:
- a CDS encoding restriction endonuclease translates to MAHDDAYHWPPELLELLIELVPRLSRSKDGVLGFLRGAGVSEQLLAAHRQQLAADRSTISKYKIVRTVLSQINEQGDAGLGVRRELLKRAIEFEDFSTLRPDDRLPAQGLQANVRSLVNVKDSFTRMSQARDDERAARFAARTAESERLARRRAEFQALRGRLAKLFDEADPRKRGTALEDVLNDVFKAEGVLIRESFLLRDEDGHVAEQIDGALEMDGAQYLVEIKWRGEPVEINAMSRHLVRVYGRSEVRALFISASGFAGPAIKESERALNQRVIVLGELRELVLLLEQEGEVAHWLREKVRIAQLDRRPLAVLGTDF